A window of the Danio aesculapii chromosome 10, fDanAes4.1, whole genome shotgun sequence genome harbors these coding sequences:
- the znrd2 gene encoding protein ZNRD2, with the protein MALNADDEDFEWEPPSEAEMKVIQARRERQDKISKLMGDYLLKGYKMLGECCELCGTILLQDKQKKNYCVACQELDSDIDKDNPALNAQAALSQVRERQLATQPAPESNGASSSEPPLSITGQPRPEHCEGAASGLRGPPPTVQPTPLSIPTPASNFLPPSNPPVQTTPPVGSSGSSLHHHPALSSAEEAVLHKLRWATQELQHAASVEASIQLCNLIRGCAESLRSLKELQLS; encoded by the exons ATGGCCCTAAACGCag ATGATGAGGATTTTGAATGGGAGCCTCCCTCTGAAGCAGAGATGAAGGTGATTCAGGCTCGCCGGGAGCGGCAGGATAAGATCAGCAAGCTGATGGGAGACTATCTCCTGAAGGGGTACAAGATGCTGGGCGAGTGCTGTGAGCTGTGCGGG ACGATTCTGCTGCAAGATAAGCAGAAGAAAAATTACTGTGTTGCTTGTCAAGAGCTGGACTCCGATATTGACAAGGACAACCCAG CTTTAAATGCTCAAGCAGCCTTGTCACAGGTACGAGAGCGCCAGCTTGCCACTCAGCCTGCCCCTGAGTCTAACGGAGCCTCTTCCAGCGAACCCCCTCTCTCCATCACGGGCCAGCCTAGGCCAGAGCACTGTGAGGGGGCAGCGTCTGGACTCAGAGGCCCGCCTCCAACCGTACAGCCAACCCCTCTTTCCATCCCCACCCCCGCCTCCAACTTTTTGCCACCATCCAACCCTCCTGTCCAGACTACACCTCCTGTAGGGTCTTCGGGCAGCTCCCTCCATCACCACCCAGCACTGTCCAGCGCAGAAGAGGCCGTGCTTCACAAACTCAGATGGGCCACGCAGGAGCTCCAGCACGCCGCGTCGGTGGAGGCCAGCATTCAGCTCTGCAATCTGATCCGAGGCTGTGCTGAGTCCCTAAGGAGCCTGAAAGAACTGCAGCTCTCATAA
- the LOC130235774 gene encoding solute carrier family 35 member F4 gives MNKLSAKISPSSGPVPVTLHLSTPASEKDPLEQTLIQEESDAEKPSNRCCTRCPFRAVRRVMCGLILGSCLAVSWAWGTHNAKETLIRHPTPFFIIWFCSIWNVLFFPVYYLCHLLTEKQKRLPTTEFRKCSVFLGEELTVRFVLKGAAPFSLLWGLSGYLYLLALCRISKVDVSAVLCCCQAFTFLLSWIGLKDRFMGVRIVAVILSITGIVMLAYGDGFHSDSITGVALGVGSASTLALFKVLFRKCVGEVQPGPASVLLSCVGLCSFVLHSWGCVLLYFTHVEYWPPSQHIPWDKLCVMASLLLVFNVLVNLGEMFTYPSLISLGILLTIPASAAVDGLVMLTLQISHVRAAAAGIISAGYLMLQLPENWDESTFRWLSARWRGNWREDSIVGEETMVDTAGILRTKAKPAVVTL, from the exons ATGAACAAACTTTCAGCCAAGATCTCTCCTTCCTCTGGACCTGTACCTGTCACGCTTCACCTGTCCACACCAG CAAGCGAGAAGGATCCCCTGGAACAAACTTTAATTCAGGAGGAATCGGATGCAGAAAAACCATCTAATCGCTGCTGCACTCGATGTCCATTTCGAGCTGTACGACGGGTGATGTGTGGGCTCATTTTGGGGTCTTGCCTGGCTGTTTCCTGGGCCTGGGGAACTCATAACGCTAAAGAGACTCTGATAAGGCATCCCACACCATTCTTCATCATCTGGTTCTGTAGCATCTGGAATGTCCTCTTTTTTCCAGTCTACTATCTGTGCCATCTTCTCACAGAGAAACAGAAGAGATTGCCAACAACCGAGTTCAG AAAGTGCAGTGTGTTTCTGGGTGAGGAGTTGACTGTGCGGTTTGTTCTGAAAGGAGCAGCTCCATTCTCGCTGCTATGGGGTTTATCTGGATATCTGTACTTGCTGGCGCTCTGCCGCATCTCCAAAGTGGACGTAAGTGCCGTCCTCTGCTGCTGCCAGGCTTTTACTTTCCTCCTTTCATGGATCGGACTCAAGGACCGCTTTATGGGTGTGAGG ATAGTGGCTGTCATCCTGTCCATCACTGGGATTGTTATGTTGGCCTACGGGGACGGTTTTCATAGTGACTCAATCACAGGAGTGGCACTGGGAGTTGGTTCGGCCTCAACTTTAGCTTTATTCAAG GTGCTTTTCAGAAAGTGTGTAGGGGAAGTGCAGCCAGGTCCTGCCAGTGTGTTGTTGTCCTGTGTGGGTCTGTGTAGCTTTGTCCTGCACTCATGGGGGTGTGTGTTGCTTTATTTCACACATGTGGAATACTGGCCTCCCTCTCAGCATATCCCCTGGGACAAACTCTGCGTCATGGCTTCTCTACTGCTGG TTTTCAATGTGCTGGTAAATCTGGGAGAAATGTTCACGTACCCCAGTTTAATTTCCTTGGGAATTCTCTTGACAATCCCAGCAAGTGCAG CTGTGGATGGTTTAGTGATGTTAACTCTGCAGATCAGCCATGTGCGAGCAGCGGCCGCTGGCATCATCTCAGCTGGATATCTGATGCTGCAGCTTCCAGAAAACTGGGACGAGAGCACTTTCCGCTGGCTCAGCGCACGGTGGCGTGGAAACTGGCGAGAGGACAGTATTGTTGGAGAGGAAACTATGGTGGACACTGCTGGGATTTTACGAACAAAAGCCAAACCAGCCGTAGTGACACTCTAG